A DNA window from Candidatus Saccharimonadales bacterium contains the following coding sequences:
- the der gene encoding ribosome biogenesis GTPase Der, producing the protein MASKLPTVAIIGQANVGKSSLFNRMVRAQQAIVAREAGTTRDNVLGRVEHKHHNFWLVDTAGLKDPNDDFEASIQEQITEAAEAADVILVVVDSSQYSSDQDRTVAKKALKSKKPTILVTNKADLKGSLGIDEFKRLGIKNILRASAEHNQGIVEILDEIVELIPAKYEETPDEILRVALIGRPNVGKSHLFNSLAGKQQALVANIAGTTRDVNRTSIRYGGRDIELLDTAGMRKPGKQEVGIEKFSVLRTLQAIEEADVCFLLMDVNELNTQLDQRLGGIIDEAGKGMAIVVSKWDSVEDKDAYTRDALAPKIARTFKFTPWAPLIFTSSVTGQNVTKLFDLALDIDARRKQTTKTRVLNDMLQKAIQRHPPAGLKNTHPKLRYMVQTDTSPPWFVIYGSNLKFIHWSYERYLERQLRETYNYAGTPIKFSFRDEKQIKANREKEQAEKAKLADKETDEEE; encoded by the coding sequence ATGGCTTCAAAACTACCAACAGTAGCAATTATCGGTCAAGCGAACGTCGGCAAGAGTTCGCTTTTTAATCGTATGGTCCGCGCTCAGCAGGCGATTGTCGCCCGCGAAGCTGGTACCACCCGTGACAATGTTTTGGGTCGCGTAGAACACAAACACCACAACTTTTGGCTCGTCGACACGGCTGGTCTAAAAGATCCTAACGACGACTTCGAAGCCAGTATTCAAGAACAAATTACCGAAGCAGCAGAGGCCGCTGACGTTATTCTTGTCGTCGTCGACAGCAGCCAATATTCTAGCGATCAAGATCGAACGGTAGCTAAAAAAGCCCTCAAATCTAAAAAACCGACGATCCTTGTCACTAACAAAGCCGATCTAAAAGGTAGCCTTGGTATTGATGAGTTCAAACGTCTAGGCATTAAAAATATTCTTCGTGCATCAGCCGAACACAACCAAGGTATTGTCGAAATTCTTGATGAAATTGTCGAACTTATTCCTGCTAAATACGAAGAAACACCTGACGAGATCCTCCGTGTTGCCTTAATTGGCCGTCCAAACGTTGGTAAGTCCCATCTGTTTAACAGCCTTGCTGGTAAGCAGCAGGCACTTGTTGCTAATATCGCTGGAACAACCCGCGACGTCAACCGTACATCGATCCGTTACGGCGGCCGCGACATCGAACTACTTGACACCGCCGGCATGCGAAAACCAGGCAAGCAAGAAGTAGGCATCGAAAAGTTCAGCGTGCTTCGTACGTTGCAGGCTATCGAAGAAGCCGACGTTTGTTTCCTCTTGATGGACGTAAACGAACTGAATACCCAGCTAGACCAACGTCTTGGCGGTATTATCGACGAAGCAGGCAAGGGGATGGCAATTGTCGTCAGCAAGTGGGACAGCGTCGAAGATAAAGACGCCTACACCCGCGATGCGCTCGCGCCTAAAATCGCTCGGACCTTCAAGTTCACCCCGTGGGCACCGCTCATTTTCACCAGTAGTGTCACTGGCCAAAACGTCACGAAATTATTCGACCTAGCACTCGACATTGATGCCCGTCGTAAACAAACCACGAAAACCCGCGTGCTAAATGACATGCTCCAAAAAGCCATCCAGCGTCACCCGCCTGCAGGGCTTAAAAACACGCATCCAAAACTGCGTTACATGGTTCAGACCGACACGTCACCACCATGGTTCGTGATCTATGGATCAAACCTAAAATTCATTCACTGGAGCTACGAACGCTACCTAGAACGACAACTACGCGAGACCTACAACTACGCCGGTACTCCGATTAAATTCAGTTTCCGTGACGAAAAACAAATCAAAGCCAACCGCGAAAAAGAACAAGCTGAAAAAGCAAAACTCGCTGATAAAGAAACAGACGAAGAAGAATAG
- a CDS encoding response regulator, whose protein sequence is MTKILLVEDDKSLREIYGVRLLAEGYDIVSAGDGEEALAMAIKERPQLIVSDVMMPKISGFDMLDILRSTTETKDIRVIMMTALSSEDQRARGEALGADRYLVKSQVGIEDVVRAVHDVLADAPVSRPAGPQTFGGNTSAAPVSNPIGARPAAPVPPRPAAAPVAPLPGAQPAPAAPAPVSPPAPQQVAPQPPAPSALPRPTAPFSTTRPASLGDRVIHPISPTPSSKPDLGSLMDRELSADSAPVAAPPLPPTPPAPAPVQAPQPFVAAPPVENSPAAMPTPTPPLTPQEPEISFEETPRSDNPQPPTPFTPGPQPPTVS, encoded by the coding sequence ATGACCAAAATACTACTGGTAGAAGACGACAAGAGTTTGCGCGAGATCTACGGCGTGCGGCTCTTAGCCGAGGGGTACGACATAGTTTCAGCAGGTGACGGGGAAGAAGCCCTAGCCATGGCAATCAAAGAACGGCCACAACTGATCGTAAGCGACGTGATGATGCCTAAAATCAGCGGGTTCGATATGTTAGACATCTTACGTTCTACCACCGAGACCAAAGATATCCGGGTAATTATGATGACGGCGCTCAGCTCCGAAGACCAACGAGCCCGAGGCGAAGCCCTTGGTGCGGACCGTTACCTTGTTAAATCCCAGGTTGGTATTGAAGATGTCGTCCGCGCCGTTCACGACGTCCTTGCTGACGCGCCGGTATCACGTCCAGCTGGCCCGCAGACATTCGGTGGAAACACCAGTGCCGCTCCGGTCTCTAATCCGATTGGTGCACGCCCGGCCGCACCCGTACCGCCTCGTCCGGCTGCCGCCCCGGTAGCTCCACTACCTGGCGCTCAGCCTGCACCAGCAGCTCCTGCTCCAGTCTCGCCACCCGCACCTCAGCAGGTAGCCCCACAGCCACCCGCACCTTCAGCTCTTCCACGCCCAACAGCGCCATTCTCGACGACACGGCCTGCAAGCCTCGGTGATCGTGTTATTCATCCGATTTCACCTACGCCTAGTTCAAAACCAGATCTAGGTAGCCTTATGGATCGTGAACTTAGTGCTGATTCAGCACCTGTTGCCGCGCCGCCTTTGCCGCCAACACCACCCGCTCCAGCTCCCGTGCAAGCGCCACAGCCGTTTGTTGCCGCGCCACCAGTGGAGAATAGCCCTGCGGCAATGCCAACTCCGACACCTCCTCTTACTCCTCAAGAACCTGAAATATCGTTCGAAGAAACACCTCGCTCGGATAACCCACAGCCACCGACACCTTTTACGCCTGGCCCTCAGCCCCCAACCGTGTCATAA
- the pth gene encoding aminoacyl-tRNA hydrolase has translation MKLIIGLGNLEEKYANTRHNVGFAALDQYARAKGLMFQPKDKFKAAIAESNSSDEKVIFAKPSTYYNLVGESARVIADFYKIEPADILIVHDELALPFGVVRTRLSGSAAGNNGIKSIIEHIGHDTPRLRIGIHNDLATQIHDADFVLGKFTKDESVALRNSILPKAIELIDEFINGNHTADSHTLI, from the coding sequence ATGAAACTTATTATTGGCCTAGGTAATCTCGAAGAAAAATACGCAAACACGCGTCACAACGTGGGCTTTGCTGCGCTTGATCAATATGCGCGCGCAAAAGGACTGATGTTTCAGCCCAAAGATAAATTCAAAGCCGCTATCGCCGAATCCAATAGCTCAGATGAGAAAGTTATCTTTGCCAAACCTTCAACCTATTACAACCTCGTTGGCGAATCCGCCCGTGTCATTGCTGATTTTTACAAAATTGAACCAGCAGATATCTTGATTGTGCATGACGAACTAGCATTGCCATTTGGCGTTGTTCGTACACGCCTCAGCGGCAGTGCGGCAGGGAATAACGGTATTAAATCAATCATCGAACATATCGGCCACGACACGCCGCGCCTTCGCATAGGCATCCATAATGATCTAGCTACTCAAATCCACGACGCAGATTTTGTGCTAGGAAAGTTTACAAAGGACGAGTCTGTAGCCTTGCGAAACTCAATCTTGCCTAAAGCAATCGAACTAATAGACGAGTTTATTAACGGTAACCATACCGCTGACAGTCATACACTCATATAA
- a CDS encoding ATP-binding protein, whose product MVVSVTILALYGWAYFSGMRESGSTFLVGDKAAIMAGVSFVIGLLFYIWIPKKYMFFTTLASFYVLSATSAVLILDTGGATSPFIALWMFVSVFAGVFGFYGLLPLFLAITSYVVLQITGGELSREALLTLVLGGELPLVVSYMIWHVKANPTEKDRAYRELATELSQVAGKAEVVINAIADGVVALDSQGVIQLINPAAQRIIGWGKQDALALDYKSVLKLVDKDNTELAPSVDPVVQALGSNQQATSGNLTLLTNSGKKLLISIVVSPVGQPGSGVIVVFRDVTKEKAEEREQAEFISTASHEMRTPVASIEGYLGLALNPATAQIDDKARDFITKAHLSAEHLGRLFQDLLDVTKADDSRLSNNPKVVDVVAFIHDIVQGLTPKAHEKGLRVLFKPQPDDDEDKGGERRINPAYFVNVDNDHLREVVANLVENAIKYTPQGDVVIDVNGDNDHVVISVADSGIGIPKEDQAHLFQKFYRVDNSATREIGGTGLGLYLCRKLTEAMSGRIWVDSEFQKGSTFSVELPRTSHEDATRLIEEASVQEEQTITAQTLSPLPEQPPVVENTPLPASQPASSELAYSSPSPEAIAQQLQNSIRTPAPAPTPPPQPQPVAPTPYRRPALLSDQPVLPNTPLTSIEQNPNQYVRTRPGGGVAIPPRDQK is encoded by the coding sequence ATGGTCGTATCGGTCACTATTTTAGCGCTCTATGGATGGGCTTATTTCTCGGGTATGCGAGAAAGCGGCAGCACGTTCCTCGTAGGTGATAAAGCCGCTATTATGGCTGGTGTCTCGTTCGTCATTGGACTATTGTTCTATATTTGGATACCCAAAAAGTACATGTTCTTCACGACGCTAGCAAGCTTTTACGTTCTGTCAGCCACCTCAGCCGTCTTAATCCTTGATACGGGCGGCGCAACCTCGCCGTTCATTGCTTTATGGATGTTCGTATCCGTTTTCGCCGGAGTTTTTGGTTTTTACGGACTGTTGCCACTTTTTCTCGCCATTACTTCATACGTCGTGTTACAAATTACAGGCGGGGAACTCAGCCGCGAAGCACTTCTAACCCTCGTCTTAGGGGGTGAGCTGCCCCTTGTTGTCAGCTATATGATCTGGCACGTCAAGGCCAACCCGACCGAAAAAGATCGCGCCTACCGCGAACTTGCCACCGAACTGAGCCAAGTAGCCGGCAAAGCCGAAGTGGTCATTAACGCCATCGCCGACGGAGTCGTCGCGCTTGACAGCCAAGGAGTTATCCAGCTTATCAACCCGGCAGCACAGCGCATTATCGGGTGGGGAAAGCAAGACGCGTTAGCGCTCGACTATAAATCCGTTCTAAAACTTGTCGACAAGGATAATACCGAATTAGCCCCATCGGTTGACCCGGTAGTCCAAGCGCTTGGCAGTAATCAACAGGCTACGTCGGGTAATCTAACGCTCCTGACTAACTCGGGTAAGAAATTGCTTATTTCGATCGTCGTTTCACCCGTTGGCCAGCCGGGTTCTGGTGTTATCGTGGTATTTCGCGATGTCACCAAAGAGAAAGCCGAAGAGCGCGAGCAAGCTGAGTTTATCAGCACCGCCAGCCACGAAATGCGTACGCCAGTTGCGTCAATCGAAGGCTACCTTGGCTTGGCACTCAATCCCGCGACAGCTCAGATTGACGACAAAGCCCGTGACTTCATCACCAAAGCGCATCTGTCCGCCGAACACCTCGGAAGGCTCTTCCAGGACCTTTTAGATGTCACGAAAGCCGATGACAGCCGTCTTTCTAACAATCCGAAGGTTGTCGATGTTGTCGCGTTTATTCACGATATCGTTCAGGGCCTCACGCCAAAGGCTCACGAAAAAGGACTGCGGGTTCTGTTCAAACCACAGCCCGACGATGACGAAGACAAAGGGGGAGAGCGCCGCATTAACCCCGCCTACTTCGTTAACGTCGATAACGATCACCTGCGCGAAGTCGTCGCGAACCTTGTCGAAAACGCCATAAAATATACGCCTCAGGGCGATGTTGTCATTGACGTAAACGGCGACAACGATCACGTTGTCATTAGCGTAGCCGATAGCGGAATAGGTATTCCTAAAGAAGACCAGGCGCATCTGTTTCAAAAGTTTTACCGTGTCGACAACAGTGCCACGCGCGAAATCGGCGGCACTGGCCTTGGGCTATACCTATGCCGCAAACTAACCGAAGCAATGAGCGGACGCATATGGGTAGATAGCGAATTTCAAAAGGGCAGCACCTTCTCTGTCGAGCTACCCAGGACAAGTCATGAAGACGCGACCAGGTTAATCGAAGAGGCGAGCGTACAAGAAGAACAGACAATCACCGCGCAAACGTTATCGCCACTCCCTGAACAGCCGCCCGTCGTTGAGAACACGCCGCTTCCAGCTTCCCAGCCAGCATCAAGCGAACTTGCTTACAGCAGCCCTTCGCCAGAAGCTATCGCGCAACAATTGCAAAACTCGATTCGCACCCCGGCCCCGGCTCCAACTCCGCCCCCTCAGCCCCAACCTGTTGCTCCGACGCCTTACCGACGCCCCGCGCTCTTATCCGACCAACCCGTTCTTCCGAACACGCCGCTTACAAGTATTGAGCAGAATCCGAATCAATATGTGAGAACTCGCCCAGGAGGCGGAGTGGCTATTCCACCGCGTGATCAAAAATAA
- a CDS encoding sigma factor-like helix-turn-helix DNA-binding protein yields the protein MDQTVQTDTSEKLRTAVDDILSVIEQDREREIITRRFGLLDRRETLEQIGELLGITRERVRQLEKAILIRLKMAAEAGKVPAIHDVERTLIRELSETGRVARVADVTERLVGGATDPRSRAHVAFIAELSPKLVVISENDNYHHAVGIKEHADEKKIKSNVDEIVKTIKKHGEPLQIEELHDKLSHDHPDQVRALASTSKHLAHLKDSWGLTKWPTVNPKNIRDKIYVILAENGKPMHFSDIAAAIKDSDFKRKDVTTQAIHNELIKDKRFVLIGRGIYALDNWGFSKGTVADIITDVLKKAGEPLHRDEIVRRVLKSRQVKETTILLNLQSKSQFKRVAKATYAINDAK from the coding sequence ATGGACCAAACCGTACAAACAGATACTAGTGAAAAACTACGCACCGCAGTCGACGATATCCTTAGCGTTATCGAGCAAGACCGTGAGCGTGAGATTATTACCCGTCGCTTCGGACTACTTGACCGCCGTGAAACCCTTGAACAAATTGGCGAATTGCTTGGCATCACCCGAGAACGCGTTCGTCAGCTTGAAAAAGCTATTCTTATTCGTCTTAAAATGGCCGCGGAAGCCGGTAAAGTTCCTGCTATCCATGACGTTGAACGCACGCTCATCCGTGAACTTTCTGAAACTGGCCGTGTTGCCCGTGTCGCTGACGTTACCGAACGTCTTGTTGGCGGTGCTACCGACCCACGTAGCCGTGCTCACGTTGCCTTTATCGCTGAGCTATCACCAAAGCTTGTTGTTATTAGCGAAAACGATAACTACCACCATGCTGTTGGTATTAAAGAACACGCTGACGAGAAAAAGATCAAATCAAACGTTGATGAAATCGTTAAGACTATCAAAAAGCACGGTGAACCTCTTCAGATCGAAGAACTTCACGATAAACTTAGCCACGACCACCCAGACCAGGTTCGTGCACTTGCTAGCACTAGCAAGCACCTAGCACACCTAAAAGACAGCTGGGGACTTACGAAGTGGCCAACCGTTAACCCTAAAAACATTCGCGACAAGATCTACGTTATCTTGGCCGAAAACGGCAAACCCATGCACTTTTCTGACATTGCCGCTGCAATCAAAGACAGCGACTTCAAACGAAAAGACGTTACCACTCAGGCTATTCACAACGAGCTCATCAAAGATAAGCGCTTCGTATTAATCGGCCGTGGTATTTACGCACTCGACAACTGGGGCTTCTCAAAGGGAACCGTTGCTGACATCATCACTGACGTTCTTAAAAAAGCAGGCGAACCTCTTCACCGCGACGAAATCGTCCGACGCGTCCTAAAAAGCCGTCAAGTTAAAGAAACGACAATCCTGTTAAACCTACAAAGCAAATCGCAATTCAAACGCGTTGCCAAAGCTACTTACGCCATCAACGACGCCAAGTAA
- a CDS encoding pseudouridine synthase: MIEPTNNRLNKHLALELGVSRREADNLIEEGSVTINDEPATLGARFNEGDSIKVSGKELTKNTAYQYVLFNKPVGYVCSRRDQGENPTIYTLLPPEYHVLKPVGRLDRDSSGLLLLTNDGDFAYQMTHPKFKKAKTYNVRLDRELEPLHQQMISDHGVQLEDGGSKLMLERLSDDNRKGWQITMSEGRNRQIRRTFGALGYSVIKLHRTNFGNYSLGDIQPGKFDITNIQ; this comes from the coding sequence ATGATTGAACCGACAAATAACCGCCTTAACAAACACCTCGCCTTAGAGTTAGGTGTTTCTCGTCGTGAAGCCGATAACTTAATCGAAGAGGGAAGCGTCACCATTAATGACGAGCCCGCGACGCTTGGAGCTAGGTTCAATGAAGGGGATAGTATTAAAGTAAGCGGTAAAGAGCTAACAAAAAATACTGCCTACCAGTACGTATTGTTCAACAAACCCGTCGGCTATGTTTGTTCCCGCCGTGACCAAGGCGAGAACCCAACAATCTACACCTTGCTTCCCCCGGAATACCATGTCTTAAAACCAGTCGGGCGCTTGGACCGGGATAGCTCTGGGCTGCTGCTTTTAACAAACGATGGCGATTTTGCCTATCAGATGACTCATCCCAAGTTTAAAAAGGCAAAAACGTACAACGTACGCCTCGACCGCGAATTAGAACCTCTTCATCAGCAGATGATCAGCGACCACGGAGTGCAGCTAGAGGATGGAGGCAGCAAGCTAATGCTGGAGCGACTGTCTGACGACAACCGTAAAGGTTGGCAAATAACGATGAGCGAAGGCCGCAACCGTCAGATTCGTCGAACCTTCGGCGCATTAGGATATTCGGTGATTAAACTTCACCGTACCAATTTTGGAAATTATTCACTTGGTGATATACAGCCTGGCAAATTCGATATCACCAATATTCAGTAG
- the topA gene encoding type I DNA topoisomerase, giving the protein MSKNLVIVESPAKAKTIEKYLGSGFVVKSSIGHIRGLPSKNGSVDVANKFAPKFEVNADKKKTIAELKKEVKLADTVWLASDEDREGEAIAWHLAEVLKLDPKTTNRIVFHEITKSALDEAVKNPRTINMPLVEAQQARQSLDYLVGFELSPVLWRKVRPQLSAGRVQSVAVRLIVEREAEIDNHTPESTFKLTAEFILSDGTVLPAVSAKKHQSADDVRKILEDFAKSDFTVDDITKKPGTRSPSAPFTTSTLQQEASSKLGFSPRNTMSLAQRLYEAGHITYMRTDSVNLSDQALGAMTNFIKQTYGDNYHHFRTFKSKSAGAQEAHEAIRPTDVSKEWAGADEQQKKLYNLIWRRTLSSQMENASLEKTTITVAASETKEMMEAKGEIVVFDGFLKVYGRSGDDVLLPDVSKGDPLTLKSAEAIENLSRGPARYTEASLVRKLEEMGIGRPSTYASTINTIQTREYVERGDLEGVPKNIQKLSLEDGKIAEITEEIQYGKDTNKLFPTDTGKVVTDFLVKHFEKVMDYDFTKSVESELDEIAAGNKDRVSVLTDFYTPFHQLVEASADISRAEATNTRHIGDDPKTGLPIFARFGRYGPMLQKGEQSDDPKPEFAPLPTGAKIETVTLEQALEMFKLPRLVGKTDDGKEIKANIGRFGPYIVIDKLFVSIKPLDPHTITLDEAKELYTAKVESEREKNIADFGDGIKVLKGRFGPYITDGKKNAKIPKDTEPASITHDQAKELLDKAPAKKARKRITRRQSS; this is encoded by the coding sequence ATGAGTAAAAACCTAGTTATCGTGGAATCCCCAGCCAAAGCCAAGACTATCGAGAAGTATCTCGGGAGTGGTTTTGTCGTTAAAAGTAGCATTGGCCACATTCGTGGACTTCCCAGCAAGAATGGGAGTGTGGACGTTGCTAACAAGTTTGCGCCAAAATTCGAAGTAAACGCTGACAAGAAAAAAACCATCGCTGAACTTAAAAAAGAAGTGAAGCTCGCCGACACCGTCTGGCTAGCAAGCGATGAAGACCGCGAAGGGGAAGCCATTGCCTGGCATCTCGCCGAGGTACTTAAACTCGATCCTAAAACGACGAATCGTATTGTTTTTCACGAGATCACCAAAAGCGCGCTAGACGAAGCGGTCAAGAATCCGCGTACTATTAATATGCCTCTCGTTGAAGCCCAGCAAGCTCGCCAATCCCTAGATTACCTCGTAGGGTTTGAGCTTTCCCCAGTGCTGTGGCGCAAAGTCCGCCCGCAGCTATCGGCTGGCCGCGTGCAATCCGTTGCCGTTCGTCTGATCGTTGAGCGCGAAGCCGAGATTGACAACCACACGCCAGAATCGACGTTCAAACTTACCGCTGAATTTATCCTTTCAGACGGAACCGTCCTCCCTGCGGTAAGTGCTAAAAAACACCAATCCGCAGACGACGTTCGTAAAATCCTTGAAGATTTCGCAAAGAGCGACTTTACCGTTGACGATATCACTAAGAAGCCAGGTACGCGCAGCCCGTCAGCACCATTTACCACCAGTACGTTGCAGCAGGAAGCCAGTAGTAAGCTTGGCTTTAGCCCTCGTAATACCATGAGCCTCGCCCAGCGTCTGTACGAAGCAGGGCATATTACGTACATGCGTACCGACTCAGTAAACCTCTCTGACCAGGCCCTAGGTGCGATGACAAACTTCATCAAACAAACCTACGGCGACAACTACCACCATTTCCGTACGTTCAAGTCCAAATCTGCCGGCGCACAGGAAGCTCACGAAGCAATCCGTCCAACGGACGTATCCAAAGAATGGGCCGGAGCTGACGAACAGCAAAAGAAATTATATAACCTGATCTGGCGCCGAACGCTTTCTTCACAGATGGAAAACGCTAGCTTAGAAAAAACCACAATTACGGTGGCAGCCAGTGAAACCAAGGAAATGATGGAAGCCAAGGGCGAGATCGTTGTCTTTGACGGATTCCTTAAAGTCTACGGCCGAAGCGGCGATGACGTACTCCTACCGGATGTTAGCAAAGGTGACCCTCTTACTCTAAAATCTGCCGAAGCCATTGAGAACCTTTCCCGCGGTCCAGCCCGCTACACCGAAGCCAGCCTCGTGCGCAAACTCGAAGAAATGGGTATTGGCCGTCCATCAACCTATGCCAGTACTATTAATACTATTCAAACCCGTGAATACGTTGAGCGCGGCGATCTCGAGGGTGTTCCGAAGAATATCCAAAAGCTCAGCCTCGAAGACGGCAAGATTGCCGAAATCACCGAGGAAATCCAGTACGGCAAAGACACTAACAAGCTCTTTCCGACAGATACCGGTAAGGTAGTGACTGACTTTTTGGTCAAGCACTTCGAAAAGGTAATGGATTACGATTTCACCAAATCTGTCGAATCTGAACTCGACGAAATCGCCGCTGGCAATAAAGACCGCGTCAGTGTGCTTACCGACTTCTACACGCCGTTCCATCAGCTAGTAGAGGCAAGTGCCGACATCTCGCGCGCCGAAGCCACCAACACGCGCCACATCGGTGATGACCCTAAGACAGGCCTGCCTATTTTTGCGCGCTTTGGCCGCTATGGCCCTATGCTGCAAAAGGGTGAACAGTCAGATGACCCTAAACCAGAATTCGCGCCGCTCCCAACCGGGGCCAAGATTGAAACCGTTACATTAGAACAAGCACTTGAAATGTTCAAACTCCCACGCCTGGTTGGCAAAACCGACGACGGTAAAGAAATTAAAGCCAACATTGGCCGTTTTGGCCCATATATAGTAATCGACAAACTATTCGTCAGTATCAAACCGCTTGACCCACATACTATTACGCTCGATGAAGCAAAAGAGCTGTATACGGCAAAAGTAGAGTCCGAACGCGAAAAAAACATCGCCGATTTTGGCGACGGCATCAAGGTATTAAAGGGGCGATTTGGTCCATATATTACAGACGGCAAAAAAAATGCTAAAATTCCAAAGGATACCGAGCCTGCTTCGATCACGCATGATCAAGCTAAAGAACTCCTAGATAAAGCACCGGCTAAAAAAGCCCGGAAGCGCATCACTAGGCGCCAATCAAGCTAA
- a CDS encoding ZIP family metal transporter: MTAFYMILAIIIGSVISLVGGLLLLRFKKRRQAALLLTMPFGAGALLAAAFFDLLPESFELADSRAMLLYCLGGFIFFFVFERCASWFHHHHEHDGHGHNVRQRWLIILGDMTHNAIDGVAIGAAFLVSVPTGIITALAVSAHEIPKELGTFALLLDRGWKDKTVVLANIATAIATIIAAVIVFTLGKDISELVAPLLAVTAGFFIYVAASDIIPDIHEQPQKVGTIQAAMLVIGVVLVGFVITLLGV, from the coding sequence ATGACTGCTTTTTACATGATCCTTGCAATTATTATCGGTAGCGTGATTTCCTTAGTTGGAGGTTTGTTACTTTTACGCTTTAAGAAACGCCGACAGGCTGCACTATTATTAACTATGCCTTTTGGCGCCGGTGCGCTACTAGCAGCAGCCTTTTTTGATCTGCTTCCCGAATCTTTTGAGCTAGCTGATTCTCGTGCGATGCTTTTATACTGTCTGGGCGGTTTCATCTTCTTTTTTGTATTTGAGCGTTGCGCCAGTTGGTTTCACCATCACCACGAACACGACGGACACGGCCATAATGTACGTCAACGGTGGTTAATTATTTTGGGTGATATGACCCATAATGCTATTGATGGTGTGGCTATTGGTGCGGCATTTTTGGTGAGTGTGCCAACGGGTATTATTACTGCCCTTGCCGTGTCGGCACACGAAATTCCAAAAGAACTTGGAACATTTGCATTGTTGCTTGACCGCGGATGGAAGGACAAAACAGTTGTTCTCGCCAATATTGCGACCGCTATCGCGACGATTATTGCTGCGGTGATTGTATTTACTCTTGGAAAAGACATTAGCGAATTAGTCGCACCTCTGCTGGCTGTTACAGCCGGGTTCTTTATTTATGTTGCAGCCAGCGATATTATTCCCGATATTCACGAACAACCACAAAAAGTTGGAACTATCCAGGCTGCCATGTTGGTTATCGGCGTGGTGCTTGTCGGATTTGTAATTACACTTCTGGGCGTATAG